Proteins encoded in a region of the Phacochoerus africanus isolate WHEZ1 chromosome 8, ROS_Pafr_v1, whole genome shotgun sequence genome:
- the GNG5 gene encoding guanine nucleotide-binding protein G(I)/G(S)/G(O) subunit gamma-5 yields the protein MSGSSSVAAMKKVVQQLRLEAGLNRVKVSQAAADLKQFCLQNAQHDPLLTGVSSSTNPFRPQKVCSFL from the exons ATGTCTGGTTCCTCCAGCGTCGCCGCCATGAAGAAAGTGGTTCAGCAGCTCCGGCTGGAGGCTGGGCTCAACCGCGTGAAG GTTTCCCAGGCAGCTGCAGATTTGAAACAGTTTTGTCtgcaaaatgctcaacatgaccCCCTGCTGACTGGAGTCTCTTCAAGTACGAATCCTTTCAGACCCCAGAAAGTCTGTTCCTTTTTGTAG